Within the Malus sylvestris chromosome 4, drMalSylv7.2, whole genome shotgun sequence genome, the region CTCGTGGTTTCTCTCAACAGTATGGACTAGACTATGATGAAACGTTTAGTCCAGTGGCGAAACTTACAACTGTACGAGTCCTACTTGCACTTGCAGCCAACAAAGACTGGAATCTGTGGCAGATGGATGTTaagaatgcttttcttcatggagaGCTGGATCGGGAGATCTACATGATCCAACCAATGGGATTTCAGAGCCAAGATCATCCTGAATATGTGTGTAAACTGCGGAAAgcactctacggattgaaacaagcaCCCAGGGCGTGGTATGGTAAGATTGCTGAATTTCTAACACAAAGTGGTTATTCAGTAACACCTGCAGATTCCAGCTTGTTTGTCAAAGCCAATGAAGGAAAGCTAGCTATTGTGCTAGTGTATGTGGATGACTTAATCATAACCGGTGATGATGAGGCAGAAATTCTTCGGACGAAGGAGAATTTATCAGTCCGTTTCCAGATGAAGGAACTTGGACAACTCAAGCACTTCCTTGGTCTAGAGATTGATCGCACACAAGAAGGAATATTTCTCTGTCAGCAAAAATATTCCAAAGATTTATTGAAGAAGTTTGGAATGCTCGAATGCAAGCCGATTTTGACGCCGATGGAGCCAAATGTCAAAATGAGTGCATATGAACgaaaagatttggaagatgCGACGATGTATCGACAATTGGTAGGTAGTCTGATCTACTTAACCTTGACTCGACCTGACATTTCTTATGCAGTTGGTGTGATGAGTCGGTACATGCAAAATCCAAAGAAGCCTCATTTGGAAGCAGTTCGACGAATACTGAGATATGTGAAGAGTACAATTGACTATGGTCTTTTGTACAAGAAAGGTGAAGACTGCAAGTTAGTTGGTTACTGTGATGCTGACTATGCGGGAGATCATGACACCAGGAGATCAACAACTGGGTATGTGTTTAAGCTTGGTTCTGAAACCATCTCTTGGTATAGCAAGAGACAACCGACGGTATCATTGTCAACCACTGAAGCTGAGTATCGAGCAGCAGCAATGGCAGCTCAAAAGAATGCATGGCTGGTACAGTTGATGAGTGATCTACATCAACCAGTAGATTATTCAGTACCATTGTACTGTGATAACCAATCGGCAATTCGCTTGGCAGAAAATCCAGTCTTTCATGCAAGAACTAAGCATGTGAAGGAACACTACCATTTCATTAGAGAGAAGGTCTTGCAAGAAGATATTGAGATGAGACAAATCAATACAGATGATCAAATTGCAGACTTGTTCACAAAAGGTTTGAGTACTGGCAAGTTTGAAAAGTTTCGTCGTCAACTCAGCATGGAGAAAAGAATGAGAGATGAcattgagggggagtgttgagaaTCAATGTCAagcccaaaaccataagtaatcCACAACCCAATCTAAagtccaagtccatatctagtTTGATGATGTAAGTGCTTACAATTGCAAAGTTAGGCAAAGTTAGGTTGtgtgtgaaaacaaataattaggtgcaattaatgtgttttgtgtggtagtaaataatcttagtttaattaagtagctttcatttggtttgctatAAATACCCAAGTCCCCAAGCCTTGTAAATCAtccaaaggaaaaacaaagctaAGTGCTAAATAAGAAAAGCTTTGCTAATTAGTGTTTTTTGTGAGCTTTCTTTAAGAGTgtgctttattttcttcttcttggaatAATTAGAGTTATCTTGTATACTCTTTTTGTTCAACAAACGAAAGTTCAAAACATGAGCCAAAACCAATAACTTGACTCCTTCAAAACATGAGCAAATTGGTATCGATGTTTGTAGATCCCATAACAGAACTCTTCTTTTAAGAAAAAACACGACTGCTCATGTGCACACGCACATGAGCAGAAATAAAGAGTTAACATTAGACGATAGCCTTTCGAGAAGTATTATGGTACTTACTGCTGCAAGAGTAAGGTCAAGCTCTTCCATAATTCCAGATTCAGCAGCTGCGTCTGCAAAGCATTTATAAAGTATACATGTTCAGATACCGCAGTTGGTTCAACTTTCAATTCTAATACTTCAACAAAAAGTCTGTGatactattttatttcctaattttCTATTATTCTATTAATGATTATTCATGGtgtgatggcaagtgccttcgcccatgagcggtaggtctcgggttcgagacttgggagcagcctctccataaatgggggtaaggctagccgacattcacctctcccagaccctgcttaaagcgggagccttgtgcactgggtacgaaaGGATAAAGAACATGATACATAAGTCAAACAGAATGTATTTTCCTCAGAATCTTGTTCAATTTCCACAAAAATGATACAAAACTCAAACATGATGTttcttctttaatttgtttCTCGATCAAATTATTTTCTCGTTTCATTCATCATTCTTTGAATCTTCGTACTTgtacatttttcttctcttttgcttgtacctcctcataAACTTGTATAATTTCCACACAAAAAAAGGCACCTGTTTGTTATCAAAACATAAACACTTTTACGCGAAACTTTTAACGGAAATCTTATGCGAATTGTATGCAATtgaaatcctcacaaaaatTACCACACAAGAAAGAATCCCCATTCCACATCTGACCAACATTCTTCCAAGTTCTGCCCACCAAGCAACCTTTCTagaaataaagttcaaaacatGAGCCGAAACCAATAATTTGACTCCTTCGAATATAAAGAACAAgtaattaaagagaaaaggatGAAAAACCTTAGAGAAAGCTATGGCAAGACATCCCAAAATGCAGAATATCTCGGATAACGCCATTGCCTGCTTCACCAAAAGAAACCTGAATTGAGCAAAAATTGAAGTGATTAGAACTTGGTTTGGAGTGACATGTTATATCTCTTGAAATGAGCTAACCTAGTATAACATTTGAACTACTACGTACATATACGGAAAGCAGTAGGCAGAGGCTTTGAAAACGTAGTTTAATCTGACCAGAGAGAGGGGAGTGGTGATTTGAAACGCTTACCTTGTGTTTCAATTTTGAACAACTTCCGGACTACCCAACAAGGCACTTCTCTTGAAAGATGAAAAGCATGAATATATATACCCAACTGCGCTAGTTCATTGAGGCCTCTCCGCATGAATCAAATCATCACTTTAAGATCCCGACTCGGTCGAAACATCATTTAACAATGCCGGAGAATCTTCACGTCAGTGAACTAATCAAAAGAATATGTGTGGTGAGTATAGAAGAATAGAAAAGCGAGAGAAGGGAGATGAACAAACAATGAATATTTTGACTTACATCGTTTATGTGGGATGCGGGAAATCTTAGGCCATTCACGGCCGCTCTCCTCAGCGCATGCTTCCTTTAGATGGGGACATGCATCAATCTCTAGCACATGTAGCTTGGTGATCCGTTGCATAGCTTCCACTGTAGGAAAATACATGAGATTCTTGCACCTCTTAATACGCAGTTGGGTAAGAGATGTAAGGTCACCCAACCACTCCGGCAAAGACTCCACTCTGCCGAATGATCTTATCTCCAAAGACGTTAAAGTAGTGAAGTGTTGAATTTGATCAGGTAGAGACTTGAGCTTACGCCACCCTGAGATCGTTAAGCTTTGGATTTGTGACGATGGAACCTCAAAATCAGGAAAAGAGTCCAGCTTCCAGAACTTACCGATTGTCATCTCTTTCAAACCATGCAGAGAATGGAGGCCCCTCGGCAAATATTGTAATTTCAAACACTCGTATATTACCAAACATGAAAGAGACTGCAAGCTAGATACATCTTGATCTGCCATAGATTTTATTTTGTCGCAAAACTTGACCAAAAAATGGCTAAGAGATATGCATGATGATAGTTCACTAGGCAGACTTGTTATTGCATCACATTTTTCAATCTCCAAATAACGCAGGGATGTGAGGTTGTCTAAACTTGGAATAGCCCGTAGATTAGGGCAACGAGATATAACCAGGTGCTCAAGAGAGACGGGGTATTGTCGCCCTAAATGCTTCAGACTTTGACATTTGGAGATAAAGAATGAGCGAAGAGAAGTACAAGATTGTAGCCCACTCAGTATACTTGTGAATCCATTGCATTCTTCAATTCTCAGTTCACAGAGGGATGTGCAGCCGTATAAGGACAACTCCTCCAGTCCACTCTGAAGATTTGTTGACTCAAGAGAACATCTTTCAATAGCCAATTTGCGGAGGGTGGTCAGACTGTGTATTGAAATGCATCTTAGCTTTGGACAATCAACTATGCTCAACTCCTGCAGAGATGAATGGTATTCAACCAGGGACGGTGACCGTGAAATTGGAATGGATGTTAGATTAGGGCAACCCCTTATTAGCAACTTCTGGTTCTTTTCCAATATCCCTACTGGCAGAGAAGTAAGCTCCTGGAGATATTCTAATCTAAGGGAAGTGAGAGCGGTTAGTTGACTGCTTATATTTTCTATTGCCATGAAGTTGTCAACGTTATACACATCCAACTTTTGGAGAGATGGAAAGTGTCCTGGAGCAGTTCGCAGTTCCATGCAAGACACGAGAGTCAACTTCTCAAGGCAGGGAAACACTACTAGCTCCACTTTCTCATTTGTTGGCATCGCAACAACTGCTTCATTCCATTCAACTAGAACTGGACAATCAATCATTTGCAAGGTTTTCAATGCTGGAAACAAAATCACCCTCCTCACTGTCTCATTCCTTGTCGTCGTTGTAGCTCCACTACTAACAAAGTTATAACCATAAAACTCGGCTCCCACACATTTAAGCTTATGCATACTGTGGAACACAACATGTCTAAGATGTGGCAAATGACCGAGTGTTGGGACTTGTTCACATTCTCTGCAATCATATAACAAAACCTCTTGCAAATTTTGGGGCAACAGACCACTTATCATCCATGACGCAAATTTTGTACCCATGAAGTTCTCAATCCTTAAGATTTCTAACTTGGGGTGCAGTTGGAGACCTTCCAGTACATCATCGTCGTGTTCATTTCTTCCCCTGCCACAATTCCCCCATTCAAATGTCAACCCTCGTATGTATGCTTTCCCCactaaatttgatttttttgctTCCTCTTTGTCCCTCACATATTCCAAACATCTAAGTGTTAGATTTCCTTTCAATTGGTTTAAGCCACCTAGCTCATCAATTCCACGAGTTCTAGCCCTATCCAGAGTAAAGGAAGGTAGTCTCTGCAGTAGAGTGCAGCTTCTAATCCCAAATGGAATAACTTCCATATATTTATCGAAATAAACATGTCTCAAGTTTATCAAATTTTCTAGCTCCCTTGGAAATATTCGAAGTTGTTTTGTATCATACATTCTCAACGTCTGTAGGTTATAGAGCTTCCCAACAGACCTAGGAAGTGCTCGGAAATGTGTATTGGAAATGTCTAGATATCTCAGGTGTCTTAGCTCTCCAATTGAACTGGGCAACTCCAAAGCATAAGTTTTGGACAATTTTAACACACGTAAACCCTTAAATCTTGACAAGATGTTACCGGGGATTCcactgtgtgaaaatagagaggaCACTTTCTCAGCATTTTTTTCTAAACTTTTTGGTATTAGAGACGATATCTCTGTCTTGCTTTGAATTTTAAGTTTATCTTCCCCATCATATTTTGACACTAGTTCTGCGAGATCATGCACAAGATCATGCATCTTGCATCTGATAATAAAGCCATCGCCATCCTTTATAACATCTTGGAAAAATGAGTTTTCCAACAGACTATCAAAATATTCATTACCAATATCCTCCATCTCTAGATTAGCATGAGAGTGGAGCAATCCTTGAGCCATCCAGAGTTGAACTAAATCATCTctttcaatttcaaaatcttTTTCCAACATTGAGCAACACGCAAAACATTGTTTCAAATATGGTGATTTCAAACTGTCAAAACTCAACTTCAAAATTGACATGATTCTATCCTCTCCTTCAGGTAATTCCCATATTTTACTTTCTTGAATTACTAACCATTCATTTGCACTATTTCTAGATCGCATCATGCTTCCCAAAACCTGTTGGTGCATAAGTTAAAATTTCTATATACATTTTAAAAAACATATATTTCACCCATGTAACAAGTTGAAGTGTTAACATATACAACAGTAAAGAAATCAATAGTTTAATCGAAGTTTGACCATATATCAATGCTGACCTTATTTTCCACTCCATTTATGTAATAGAACTTTTATCTAACATACTTGTCGCTAGTAACAATGCAGTAGAAGAATAATAGTATATTTTGGAGGGAGCGTTTGGATTCATTTTTCTTTAAGAAAAAACGTATTAAAAGCAATAAACAATGGGAGCAAATTGTTTCAATAAGTTGCAATCTAGAGCTAGTACTCTGCACTATGTGTATATTAACATCCACCAATTcccaaattcaaatttcatgtaaataagtgtcattTGTAAAATTTATGAGcaagaatttaaaaataaaaaacacaaaaaaactcaATCACAAGTGGCCGCCAccactttaaaaataaaaagtaccaAAAACTCAATCCCGAGTGGCCGCCACCACCCCCACCCACACACCACCACCACATGTCATTGTGGCCCTTGTTAGCACAGTTGCCACCACCCAGCATCCTCACTGCCGTTGCTACCACCACTACTAACACATTTCATAACTACTatcttttatttatatattaatctCTATATACACACATTAAATTTCgtatttcaaatttcattgtacttttaggttaaccaaacaagaaagttcacaaattttaaaaaataaaattctgtCATTTCTATCTCATTCATTTTGGAATTTCCTAATAAGCTTAAATTTTCTCATCCAAATACAGTGTTACtataacaaataaaaagtaaaagatATAATATATTAGTGCATACCTTTGCCACCAATGGTACACCAGCACACTTTTCAGCAATCGCCCTTCCAATTCTCTCATGAATTGAAGCTGCTAAAGGAGCACATCCGTATGGAAAAGCTTCACCTTTTAATATGGACCAACAATCCTCTACTGATAAATTCACCAAGTCACACCTCGGAAGTGTTTCTGTGATTGATGCAACTTTGACACTGCGAGTAGTAACAATCATGACACTTCCATGAGCAGAAttgagttttgacaaacaaCTCATCAAATTGCTCCATAACATATCATCTTCATTCCACACATCATCTAGTACGAGAATATATCTCTTCCCCATCAACTCTTTTTGGAGGTTTTGAAGCAATGCCTCCTGACTTGTTAGTCCAGTATTTGTTGAGTTAAGTAATTCCAAAATCCGTCTCAAAATTGAATTAACGTCGAAAGTGGTAGATACACACACCCAAATTTTGGTTTCAAAATGTTTGTCAATGTAACGGTTGTCATTGTATATTGATTTAGCCAAAGTTGTCTTTCCGAGCCCTGCCATTCCCACAATCACCATAACCGAAAGGTATTTTTCCTGATTGTTGGAGTCTATCAAGGTTGCGATTATACCAGACACAATCTCCTCCCTACCGAAGATCTTTTCATCATGATCAAAGCTTGAGACGGTTTCCCTGTTCCCCATGCCTTGTGGGGATAATGTAGAATCTATTCTTCTTGCAACTAAGCCAATGAAAGATGCCTCGCTCTTGAGATCCGCTAGAGTTGCATTGATGTTCTTTATTTTGTGTGCCATTTGTTGACGAAATAAGATAGGGTTTGAGCGTGAAAGGAAGTTGAGTACCTTTTTCTTGACTTGGTTTTGCAATTCTGCTTTGCTCCGGACATCTTCGTAATTGATTTCGTCGAAGACATTGTCAGCGTCACGAGCCACCTCTTCAAGTTTCTTCAACCAGTCTCTGACTGCCATGCCCCGATCCTGCTGTGGTTGGTTTGTGACATCGCCTAAGAACTCTTGAATCGCACGTATTGATTGACGAAACTTTGCTAGTTCTTTTCTGAATCCCCGGAAAAGACTGAATTCTTGAGCAGCAAGTAAAGCTAACTTGTTCAGTATTCCCTCCACAGGAAAAGTATGAACTTCGAACGCCTTAACAGCCTCCATACTTAGCGCGAAAAGGTATGAATGCAGAGATAGCTAAGGAAACAAGAAGAAATAGGATTGAAGAATTCGTCCTACTGCAGATTTGTAGATAAAAAATATGGTTTCATAACCAATTGGCAATTTGGTATTTAATTATAAGGAGTCCACCTACCCATCAAATTATTTCAAGCTCAACGCAAATTTTAAATTAGCAGTGGATTATAATTATTGGTAGCTTCTTCCATCAGTGCTGGCGAAATATGTATTCTCTATTCACATTAGTTGGAAACTTatgtttttaataattgaaGGAATCTGTACTGAGCGAGTAGTAGGTTTAAGAAAGTACCACTAAGCTTTCAAATCTAACAACTCCCATTGACCTTTCGATCTGCTCAATAATATTCATTAAACAAATTTCACAATACATAAAAAACGTGTATATGATGAACCCCTATTACTGAACTTCCATTTGCGTTTAACAATGCcaatttgcaatttttttttgttgaaaaaactaataaaaaggacTTTAAAGAtttacattttaataaaaatttatctacttactttatttaatgataaggataaaagaataaaaaaacataaaaaaacaccACATGCGCTAAGCGCGCGTaacccccacccccccccctctTCCCCCTTTCCACTCTTTTTTCTCCCCGTCGTTAGCAATCactgagagatttttttttattttttattttgcttagAATAAGAGAAAGACTTCAAATTTAATTACATTTCCCAATTTATTTTTGTGGTGTTGTTTCCTAATAATAGTCAAGATGACAAgggatttttcaatgtgctaGAACAtgggatggtacaccacgtatcTCTATACAAGTGGTGAGattcttgtgttaaaaaattaataacataaaaaataaaatatcttacCACTTACAtaataacacgtggtgtaccacttgtatTACGAGCAtaaggaaaaatttctccaagatGACACCCAAGCTAAAGAAATTGGATGGAGAGctacatttaattattgtagGTATGTAAAAAGTGTGAGGGACTTTTAATTGAGTAATTGAAAATagctttttaaatataattactgaggacataatcttctcaaggtttcataaatagtgtagtacgttaagtttcataaacaatgtagtaagtttcataaacaatgtagtaagtttcataaaaagTTTAgcaagtttcataaacaatgtaataagtttcataaacagtttagtaagtttcataaa harbors:
- the LOC126619626 gene encoding disease resistance protein RGA2-like, translated to MEAVKAFEVHTFPVEGILNKLALLAAQEFSLFRGFRKELAKFRQSIRAIQEFLGDVTNQPQQDRGMAVRDWLKKLEEVARDADNVFDEINYEDVRSKAELQNQVKKKVLNFLSRSNPILFRQQMAHKIKNINATLADLKSEASFIGLVARRIDSTLSPQGMGNRETVSSFDHDEKIFGREEIVSGIIATLIDSNNQEKYLSVMVIVGMAGLGKTTLAKSIYNDNRYIDKHFETKIWVCVSTTFDVNSILRRILELLNSTNTGLTSQEALLQNLQKELMGKRYILVLDDVWNEDDMLWSNLMSCLSKLNSAHGSVMIVTTRSVKVASITETLPRCDLVNLSVEDCWSILKGEAFPYGCAPLAASIHERIGRAIAEKCAGVPLVAKVLGSMMRSRNSANEWLVIQESKIWELPEGEDRIMSILKLSFDSLKSPYLKQCFACCSMLEKDFEIERDDLVQLWMAQGLLHSHANLEMEDIGNEYFDSLLENSFFQDVIKDGDGFIIRCKMHDLVHDLAELVSKYDGEDKLKIQSKTEISSLIPKSLEKNAEKVSSLFSHSGIPGNILSRFKGLRVLKLSKTYALELPSSIGELRHLRYLDISNTHFRALPRSVGKLYNLQTLRMYDTKQLRIFPRELENLINLRHVYFDKYMEVIPFGIRSCTLLQRLPSFTLDRARTRGIDELGGLNQLKGNLTLRCLEYVRDKEEAKKSNLVGKAYIRGLTFEWGNCGRGRNEHDDDVLEGLQLHPKLEILRIENFMGTKFASWMISGLLPQNLQEVLLYDCRECEQVPTLGHLPHLRHVVFHSMHKLKCVGAEFYGYNFVSSGATTTTRNETVRRVILFPALKTLQMIDCPVLVEWNEAVVAMPTNEKVELVVFPCLEKLTLVSCMELRTAPGHFPSLQKLDVYNVDNFMAIENISSQLTALTSLRLEYLQELTSLPVGILEKNQKLLIRGCPNLTSIPISRSPSLVEYHSSLQELSIVDCPKLRCISIHSLTTLRKLAIERCSLESTNLQSGLEELSLYGCTSLCELRIEECNGFTSILSGLQSCTSLRSFFISKCQSLKHLGRQYPVSLEHLVISRCPNLRAIPSLDNLTSLRYLEIEKCDAITSLPSELSSCISLSHFLVKFCDKIKSMADQDVSSLQSLSCLVIYECLKLQYLPRGLHSLHGLKEMTIGKFWKLDSFPDFEVPSSQIQSLTISGWRKLKSLPDQIQHFTTLTSLEIRSFGRVESLPEWLGDLTSLTQLRIKRCKNLMYFPTVEAMQRITKLHVLEIDACPHLKEACAEESGREWPKISRIPHKRFH